A section of the Oryza sativa Japonica Group chromosome 1, ASM3414082v1 genome encodes:
- the LOC107279564 gene encoding uncharacterized protein isoform X2 codes for MAAEAGALMGADRREPEAGGGAAALGAVGIATVSVATTLAAVFQPPPGGLLADTFYRLALSGTFLGGMTLVGASVWVADNPAARRAAGKKLLYTAIPPLLAAMGLSVVALLWGTLSCKN; via the coding sequence ATGGCGGCAGAAGCAGGAGCACTGATGGGTGCTGATCGCCGGGAACcggaggccggcggtggcgccgccgcgttGGGTGCGGTCGGCATAGCCACCGTCTCCGTAGCCACCACTCTGGCCGCAGTGTtccagccgccgccgggtgGCCTCCTCGCCGACACCTTCTACCGCCTCGCGCTCTCCGGGACCTTCCTTGGCGGGATGACCCTGGTCGGCGCTTCGGTCTGGGTGGCCGACAACCCGGCTGCCCGCCGTGCCGCCGGCAAGAAGCTGTTATACACCGCCAtcccgccgctcctcgccgccatggGTTTATCGGTGGTGGCGCTGCTCTG